A genomic stretch from Ovis canadensis isolate MfBH-ARS-UI-01 breed Bighorn chromosome 5, ARS-UI_OviCan_v2, whole genome shotgun sequence includes:
- the FBXL12 gene encoding F-box/LRR-repeat protein 12 isoform X3, with the protein MRPKVMWHLLRRYMASRLHSLRMGGYLFSGSQAPQLSPALMRALGQKCPNLKRLCLHVANLSMVPITSLPCTLRTLELHSCEISMAWLHKEQDPTVLPLLECIVLDRVPAFRDEHLQGLTRFRALRSLVLGGTYRVTETGLDMGLQELNYLQRLEVLGCTLSADSTLLAISRHLRGVRKIRLTVRGLSAPGLSVLEGMPALESLCLLGPLVTPEMPSPQEILTSCLTMPKLRVLELQGLGWEGQEAERILSKGLPHCMVIVRALPKESMDWWM; encoded by the coding sequence ATGCGGCCCAAAGTCATGTGGCACCTCCTCCGCCGGTACATGGCATCCAGGCTCCATTCCCTGCGGATGGGCGGCTACCTGTTCTCAGGCTCCCAGGCTCCCCAGCTGTCCCCTGCCCTGATGAGGGCCCTGGGTCAGAAGTGCCCCAACCTCAAGCGCCTCTGCCTGCATGTGGCCAACCTGAGCATGGTGCCCATCACCAGCCTGCCCTGCACCCTGAGGACCCTGGAGCTGCATAGCTGTGAGATCTCCATGGCCTGGCTCCATAAAGAGCAGGACCCCACGGTGCTACCCCTGCTCGAGTGCATCGTGCTGGACCGTGTCCCTGCCTTCCGCGACGAGCACCTGCAGGGCCTCACACGTTTCCGTGCCCTGCGCTCGCTAGTGCTGGGTGGCACCTACCGGGTGACTGAGACCGGGCTGGATATGGGCCTGCAGGAGCTGAACTACCTGCAGAGGCTGGAGGTGCTGGGCTGTACCCTCTCGGCCGACAGCACCCTCCTGGCCATCAGCCGCCACCTCCGAGGCGTGCGGAAGATACGGCTGACTGTTCGGGGCCTCTCGGCCCCTGGCCTGTCTGTCCTGGAGGGCATGCCAGCCCTGGAGAGTCTGTGCCTGCTGGGGCCACTTGTCACCCCGGAAATGCCTTCTCCGCAGGAGATCCTCACCTCCTGCCTCACCATGCCCAAGCTCAGGGTCCTTGAGctgcaggggctgggctgggaaggtcagGAGGCGGAGAGGATCCTGTCTAAGGGGCTACCCCACTGTATGGTCATTGTCAGGGCCTTGCCCAAAGAGTCCATGGACTGGTGGATGTGA
- the FBXL12 gene encoding F-box/LRR-repeat protein 12 isoform X1, whose amino-acid sequence MPCWSGCQGPRRASPRVLLDGSGSACQRDHGDFCRLARLGPAGDLLLPPGPGSDPNLQGLSPLEEAGGRPVAVATRRPDALHGMRVWPGRPGPRSGWSDFEDRASNPVFRARLSRMRPKVMWHLLRRYMASRLHSLRMGGYLFSGSQAPQLSPALMRALGQKCPNLKRLCLHVANLSMVPITSLPCTLRTLELHSCEISMAWLHKEQDPTVLPLLECIVLDRVPAFRDEHLQGLTRFRALRSLVLGGTYRVTETGLDMGLQELNYLQRLEVLGCTLSADSTLLAISRHLRGVRKIRLTVRGLSAPGLSVLEGMPALESLCLLGPLVTPEMPSPQEILTSCLTMPKLRVLELQGLGWEGQEAERILSKGLPHCMVIVRALPKESMDWWM is encoded by the exons ATGCCGTGCTGGTCTGGCTGCCAG GGCCCCCGCAGGGCGAGTCCCCGAGTTCTTTTAGACGGAAGCGGAAGTGCGTGTCAACGGGATCATGGCGACTTTTGCCGACTTGCCCGACTCGGTCCTGCTGGAGATCTTCTCTTACCTCCAGGTCCGGGATCGGATCCGAATCTCCAG GGTCTGTCACCACTGGAAGAAGCTGGTGGACGACCGGTGGCTGTGGCGACACGTCGACCTGACGCTCTACACGGTATGCGGGTCTGGCCGGGCAGGCCTGGGCCGAGGTCGGGTTGGTCAGACTTCGAGGACCGCGCCTCCAACCCTGTGTTTCGAGCGAGGCTCTCCCGG ATGCGGCCCAAAGTCATGTGGCACCTCCTCCGCCGGTACATGGCATCCAGGCTCCATTCCCTGCGGATGGGCGGCTACCTGTTCTCAGGCTCCCAGGCTCCCCAGCTGTCCCCTGCCCTGATGAGGGCCCTGGGTCAGAAGTGCCCCAACCTCAAGCGCCTCTGCCTGCATGTGGCCAACCTGAGCATGGTGCCCATCACCAGCCTGCCCTGCACCCTGAGGACCCTGGAGCTGCATAGCTGTGAGATCTCCATGGCCTGGCTCCATAAAGAGCAGGACCCCACGGTGCTACCCCTGCTCGAGTGCATCGTGCTGGACCGTGTCCCTGCCTTCCGCGACGAGCACCTGCAGGGCCTCACACGTTTCCGTGCCCTGCGCTCGCTAGTGCTGGGTGGCACCTACCGGGTGACTGAGACCGGGCTGGATATGGGCCTGCAGGAGCTGAACTACCTGCAGAGGCTGGAGGTGCTGGGCTGTACCCTCTCGGCCGACAGCACCCTCCTGGCCATCAGCCGCCACCTCCGAGGCGTGCGGAAGATACGGCTGACTGTTCGGGGCCTCTCGGCCCCTGGCCTGTCTGTCCTGGAGGGCATGCCAGCCCTGGAGAGTCTGTGCCTGCTGGGGCCACTTGTCACCCCGGAAATGCCTTCTCCGCAGGAGATCCTCACCTCCTGCCTCACCATGCCCAAGCTCAGGGTCCTTGAGctgcaggggctgggctgggaaggtcagGAGGCGGAGAGGATCCTGTCTAAGGGGCTACCCCACTGTATGGTCATTGTCAGGGCCTTGCCCAAAGAGTCCATGGACTGGTGGATGTGA
- the LOC138440904 gene encoding zinc finger protein 558-like isoform X2 has product MLENYRDLTSVGYHLRKPRLLTQEELRTRKRRLLQDTCADQNSQLKTKETTAERNKVWEKPFTGRKGAPTQPRKKSHEHSLCGKAIRRNPDLSTKRNYTGVKRDERKECGEAFSYPSFLGVHVRSHAGEKTCKCSQCEKAFSCNSSLGPHARAHPGEELCKCS; this is encoded by the exons atgctggagaactacAGGGACCTGACTTCTGTGG GGTATCATCTCCGCAAGCCCCGCCTGCTCACCCAGGAGGAGCTGAGAACCCGGAAGAGGAGACTTCTCCAAGACACCTGTGCAG ACCAGAATTCTCAGCTTAAAACCAAAGAGACCACGGCTGAGAGGAATAAAGTTTGGGAAAAACCATTTACCGGCAGGAAAGGG GCACCAACTCAACCTAGAAAGAAGTCCCATGAACACAGTCTGTGTGGAAAAGCCATCAGAAGGAATCCTGACCTGAGTACTAAGAGGAATTACACAGGCGTGAAACGCGATGAACGTAAAGAATGTGGGGAAGCATTTAGTTATCCTTCCTTCCTTGGCGTCCATGTGCGATCCCATGCTGGTGAGAAAACCTGCAAATGTTCTCAGTGTGAGAAGGCTTTCAGTTGCAACTCCTCTCTCGGGCCACACGCGCGAGCTCATCCTGGAGAGGAACTGTGTAAGTGTAGCTAG
- the FBXL12 gene encoding F-box/LRR-repeat protein 12 isoform X2, with protein sequence MATFADLPDSVLLEIFSYLQVRDRIRISRVCHHWKKLVDDRWLWRHVDLTLYTMRPKVMWHLLRRYMASRLHSLRMGGYLFSGSQAPQLSPALMRALGQKCPNLKRLCLHVANLSMVPITSLPCTLRTLELHSCEISMAWLHKEQDPTVLPLLECIVLDRVPAFRDEHLQGLTRFRALRSLVLGGTYRVTETGLDMGLQELNYLQRLEVLGCTLSADSTLLAISRHLRGVRKIRLTVRGLSAPGLSVLEGMPALESLCLLGPLVTPEMPSPQEILTSCLTMPKLRVLELQGLGWEGQEAERILSKGLPHCMVIVRALPKESMDWWM encoded by the exons ATGGCGACTTTTGCCGACTTGCCCGACTCGGTCCTGCTGGAGATCTTCTCTTACCTCCAGGTCCGGGATCGGATCCGAATCTCCAG GGTCTGTCACCACTGGAAGAAGCTGGTGGACGACCGGTGGCTGTGGCGACACGTCGACCTGACGCTCTACACG ATGCGGCCCAAAGTCATGTGGCACCTCCTCCGCCGGTACATGGCATCCAGGCTCCATTCCCTGCGGATGGGCGGCTACCTGTTCTCAGGCTCCCAGGCTCCCCAGCTGTCCCCTGCCCTGATGAGGGCCCTGGGTCAGAAGTGCCCCAACCTCAAGCGCCTCTGCCTGCATGTGGCCAACCTGAGCATGGTGCCCATCACCAGCCTGCCCTGCACCCTGAGGACCCTGGAGCTGCATAGCTGTGAGATCTCCATGGCCTGGCTCCATAAAGAGCAGGACCCCACGGTGCTACCCCTGCTCGAGTGCATCGTGCTGGACCGTGTCCCTGCCTTCCGCGACGAGCACCTGCAGGGCCTCACACGTTTCCGTGCCCTGCGCTCGCTAGTGCTGGGTGGCACCTACCGGGTGACTGAGACCGGGCTGGATATGGGCCTGCAGGAGCTGAACTACCTGCAGAGGCTGGAGGTGCTGGGCTGTACCCTCTCGGCCGACAGCACCCTCCTGGCCATCAGCCGCCACCTCCGAGGCGTGCGGAAGATACGGCTGACTGTTCGGGGCCTCTCGGCCCCTGGCCTGTCTGTCCTGGAGGGCATGCCAGCCCTGGAGAGTCTGTGCCTGCTGGGGCCACTTGTCACCCCGGAAATGCCTTCTCCGCAGGAGATCCTCACCTCCTGCCTCACCATGCCCAAGCTCAGGGTCCTTGAGctgcaggggctgggctgggaaggtcagGAGGCGGAGAGGATCCTGTCTAAGGGGCTACCCCACTGTATGGTCATTGTCAGGGCCTTGCCCAAAGAGTCCATGGACTGGTGGATGTGA
- the LOC138440904 gene encoding zinc finger protein 177-like isoform X1: MFQDPVTFEEVSVDFSQDEWAQLAPAQKILYQDVMLENYRDLTSVGYHLRKPRLLTQEELRTRKRRLLQDTCADQNSQLKTKETTAERNKVWEKPFTGRKGAPTQPRKKSHEHSLCGKAIRRNPDLSTKRNYTGVKRDERKECGEAFSYPSFLGVHVRSHAGEKTCKCSQCEKAFSCNSSLGPHARAHPGEELCKCS, from the exons ATGTTTCAGGACCCAGTAACTTTTGAGGAAGTGTCGGTGGACTTCTCCCAGGATGAGTGGGCCCAGCTGGCCCCCGCTCAAAAAATCCTATACCaagatgtgatgctggagaactacAGGGACCTGACTTCTGTGG GGTATCATCTCCGCAAGCCCCGCCTGCTCACCCAGGAGGAGCTGAGAACCCGGAAGAGGAGACTTCTCCAAGACACCTGTGCAG ACCAGAATTCTCAGCTTAAAACCAAAGAGACCACGGCTGAGAGGAATAAAGTTTGGGAAAAACCATTTACCGGCAGGAAAGGG GCACCAACTCAACCTAGAAAGAAGTCCCATGAACACAGTCTGTGTGGAAAAGCCATCAGAAGGAATCCTGACCTGAGTACTAAGAGGAATTACACAGGCGTGAAACGCGATGAACGTAAAGAATGTGGGGAAGCATTTAGTTATCCTTCCTTCCTTGGCGTCCATGTGCGATCCCATGCTGGTGAGAAAACCTGCAAATGTTCTCAGTGTGAGAAGGCTTTCAGTTGCAACTCCTCTCTCGGGCCACACGCGCGAGCTCATCCTGGAGAGGAACTGTGTAAGTGTAGCTAG